A stretch of DNA from Microbacterium sp. LWS13-1.2:
GACCTCGACGTCAGGCTGTCGCCGCGCGAGATCGACGTGCTGGCGTGCGCCGCGCTCGGCGCGACGAACGCCGAGATCGCCTCGACGCTTGATCTCAAAGAGGGCACCGTCAAGTCGTATCTGCAGTCGGCGATGGCGAAACTGGATGCCTCGACCCGGCACGCCGCGGTCGTCACGGCTCGTCGCGCCGGGCTCCTTCCCTGACCCTCGAACGCTCGTTCGGCGTCCCACGCGACATGTCGCGAAATCCGCTGCTGTCAGGGTGAATCATCGGTATTCGACCGACGGTCCGAATTACCTCGGATAGAAGTTCTCCAGACCGCGAAAATACCCGATGGTCGGGAGCGACAATTGGGCGTATTGTGCCACCATGGCCCGAAGAATCGTTCACCAGCTCGTCGATGACATCGACGGTACCCTTTTGGAAGCCGGCGAAGGCGAAACAGTACTGTTCTCGCTCGACGGCGTCGCTTACGAAATCGACCTCACCGAAGAGAATGCCAGCGCTCTGCGCAGCGCTCTCGAGCGGTACACCAAGGCGGCTCGCGCCGTCTCCTCCTCCCGTGCGACATCCAGCACCGCGTCGGCCGGGCGAAAGCGCCGCCGCAGCGGGCAGCAGGATTTCAGCGCCGTCCGCGAATGGGCGAAGCAGAACGGCTATCAGGTGTCGGAGCGGGGCCGGGTTCCGGCATCCGTTCTCGAGGCCTATGAGGCGGCGCACTGACGCACGCCGCCTCGCGGCTATTCACGATTCAGCGCAGTTCGGACGTGCGTGAGAGCTGGAAGAGAATCTCCTCGACTTTCTCCTTCGCGTCTCCGAAGAGCATCTGCGTGTTCTCGCGATAGAAGAGCGGATTCTGCACGCCCGCATATCCGGATGCCATCGACCTCTTGAAGACGATGACATTGCGGGCCTCCCAAACACGCAGCACCGGCATCCCGGCGATGGGGCTGCCCGGATCTTCGGCGGCGGCCGGATTGACAGTGTCGTTCGCGCCGATGACGAGCACGACGTCGGCGGCTGAAAGGTCGTCGTTGATCTCGTCCATCGAGAGGACGATGTCGTAGGGCACCTTGGCCTCCGCCAGCAGCACGTTCATGTGCCCGGGCAGGCGGCCGGCGACCGGATGGATGCCGAACCGCACGTCGACGCCGTGCTCGCGCAGCTTCTGCACGAGGTCGGCGACCCCATGCTGCGCCTGGGCGACGGCCATGCCGTAGCCCGGTGTGATCACGACGGTCGACGCGCCCACGAGCATGTCGGCCGCGCTCTCGGCGTCGATCTCGCGGTGCTCGCCATACTCCTGGCCACTGCTCGTAGGCGCCTCGATGCCGAAGCCGCCGGCGATCACCGAGAAGAACGAGCGGTTCATGGCCTTGCACATGATGTAGCTCAGGTACGCACCCGACGAACCCACGAGCGCGCCCGTAACGATCAGCAGGTCGTTGTTCAGCAGGAAACCGGCCGCGGCGGCCGCCCATCCGGAGTAGCTGTTCAGCATCGAGACGACGACAGGCATGTCGCCGCCGCCG
This window harbors:
- a CDS encoding Lsr2 family protein codes for the protein MARRIVHQLVDDIDGTLLEAGEGETVLFSLDGVAYEIDLTEENASALRSALERYTKAARAVSSSRATSSTASAGRKRRRSGQQDFSAVREWAKQNGYQVSERGRVPASVLEAYEAAH
- the pntB gene encoding Re/Si-specific NAD(P)(+) transhydrogenase subunit beta, which translates into the protein MTAVAGQVAGAAYIVAALLFILSLAGLSKHETSRRGVTFGIVGMAIALGATVWVTAAGAWDSASGSAAITGLALLVVAVVVGGAIGLWRARVVEMTGMPELIALLHSFVGLAAVLVGWNGALYDTGLEGALADIHHAEVFIGVFIGGVTFTGSIVAFLKLSARISSKPLMLPGKNALNICALVAFLVLTVWYVITPDMRLLFLVTMLAFLLGWHLVASIGGGDMPVVVSMLNSYSGWAAAAAGFLLNNDLLIVTGALVGSSGAYLSYIMCKAMNRSFFSVIAGGFGIEAPTSSGQEYGEHREIDAESAADMLVGASTVVITPGYGMAVAQAQHGVADLVQKLREHGVDVRFGIHPVAGRLPGHMNVLLAEAKVPYDIVLSMDEINDDLSAADVVLVIGANDTVNPAAAEDPGSPIAGMPVLRVWEARNVIVFKRSMASGYAGVQNPLFYRENTQMLFGDAKEKVEEILFQLSRTSELR